The following coding sequences lie in one Acidobacteriota bacterium genomic window:
- a CDS encoding RNA polymerase sigma factor RpoD/SigA, with the protein MDPRDFFDSRNIKHYLEDISKFPALTEDEEKKLGEKIRQGDAEALQALVRSNLKFVVSYVKKYRGMGLGLLDLIDEGNVGLIEAAKRFDPSRGVRFVSYAVWWIRQAILHALTQSARITRIPQKLADQISQMKRKTAELKVALGREPVREEIAAAMCVSETDVEDLEILAERNLSLSDKVNDDDLEVEDRLSDPDSPSVEYQIIKASIQQQIRDILSELDEKEALVLKLRFGLDDDRPRTLQEIGDQLNLTRERIRQIEQKAMRKLSRSQKLQHLRGYLN; encoded by the coding sequence ATGGACCCGCGGGACTTCTTCGACTCGAGGAACATCAAGCATTACCTCGAGGACATCTCGAAGTTCCCGGCCCTGACCGAGGACGAAGAGAAGAAGCTCGGGGAGAAGATCCGCCAGGGCGACGCGGAAGCCCTGCAGGCCCTGGTCCGGTCCAATCTCAAGTTCGTCGTCTCGTACGTCAAGAAGTACCGGGGCATGGGGCTGGGCCTGCTCGACCTCATCGACGAGGGCAACGTCGGGCTGATCGAGGCGGCCAAGCGCTTCGATCCCTCCCGGGGCGTGCGCTTCGTCTCCTACGCCGTCTGGTGGATCCGCCAGGCCATCCTCCACGCCCTGACCCAGTCGGCGCGGATCACCCGGATCCCCCAGAAGCTGGCCGACCAGATCTCCCAGATGAAAAGGAAGACGGCCGAGCTCAAGGTCGCGCTGGGGCGGGAGCCGGTCCGGGAGGAGATCGCCGCGGCCATGTGCGTGTCGGAGACCGACGTCGAGGACCTCGAGATCCTCGCGGAGCGCAACCTGTCCCTGAGCGACAAGGTCAACGACGACGACCTGGAGGTCGAGGACCGGCTCAGCGACCCGGACTCGCCCTCGGTCGAGTACCAGATCATCAAGGCCTCAATCCAGCAGCAGATCCGGGACATCCTGAGCGAGCTGGATGAGAAGGAGGCCCTTGTGCTAAAATTACGGTTCGGGTTGGACGACGACCGGCCGCGGACCCTGCAGGAGATCGGCGACCAGCTCAATCTGACCCGCGAGAGGATCCGCCAGATAGAACAGAAGGCCATGAGGAAGCTCAGCCGGTCGCAGAAGCTCCAGCACCTTCGGGGGTACCTGAATTGA